The following is a genomic window from Balneola sp..
CGGAGCTACGGAACGAGGTTTAACGAGGTTAGAGTTTCTGAAATGTATTCCCAAGTAGGAGCTTGGGAACGAGGTTTAGTCTTTACATCCTCCATCGCTATCCCGAGCCCCGCTCGACATCGTCATCCCGCACCCCGATACTGAATCAAGTTCAGCACAGGTTGAGGGATCTGTAGGGGAAGCAGCCTTTGATCTAGCAATTGCTTCATCAACGAATCACACTTCACAGATCCCGGATCACGCCCTCCTATCGTCGGGCTGTCCGGGATGACTGGGAAATGGGTTCGAATTACATCGACTTTCCCCTTCAATAAAACCCTGTTAATGCCTATCATAAAAGGTGTTTAGCCCCCAACATATCCTCCATCAAGAACAAGGTTCTGCCCTGGCAACAGTGCTGGTTATCTCCGTCATCATTATGCTGTTTATTGGAGCCATCTTTTCAGGGATTATACTTCAAGGGAGGTTTATACAGCGGGGAGTAGATAACACCAAAGCCTGGTATGCTGCTGAAGAAGGGGTGTTCAGATACCTAAACCTGGAAGCCGAAACCCCGACTTATACATCGAAGGCATTAGTGTCACTTTCGTCTGGAAATACAGCTTCAATTACAGCTATTCCATTTGGAGGATTCTGGGACATCCAGTCGCAAGTATTTATATCCAATCAAACCAAGAAAGTAAGGATGCTCATTGGTGATGAATCCATTGGACTAACCGATGCAGCTATAGCACTAGGAGATAGCACTTCCTCTTTAACCGTAACCGGTACCACCAACGTATTTGGAAAGGTCTATTCCACGAACCAAACCATCAGGGAAGAAGACTTCAAGGGAGTACCGTTCAGGGGAGTAATGGATGCTCCCACTTCATCCCTAAAAGAAGAAGGAGGGATGCCGGAATTCAATACCGGTCTTTTTGAGCTTCAAGAAGAATATTTCGAATCCTTATTCACCAATACCAGGTTGCGTGGCTTCGATTCGTCATTTACCGGCATTAACCCACAAGTAATAACTCAGGATACCCTGTTTTTAGAAGGGGATATAGTGTGGGAATCCAATCAGGAGATCTCCTTAAAAAGAGAGCTTATGGTAATAGTAAAAGGAAACCTCACTATTAATGGACCCTATACTTTCGCTCCCTATTCAAAATTCATTGTGGAAGACACCCTCTTAGTTGGAGGAGTAACCAAAGGAACACACCTGCTATTTTATGCGGGAACATCGTTACAAATCGGAGGTAGTACCCGGTCAGCAGCTCAGGTACTTTCAAAAGGAGAAGTCACAATCAGAGATCAGGCCTATTTACTTTACCCAAGTATGGTGTATTCCTCAAAAGAATTTTCCAATGCCGGAAAAGCAGAAGTGATTGACATCCGTGATCAGTCTGTAGTAGATGGGATGCTTTTATATCCCTATCAACCCAATCCATTTAATCGAGAACAATTGCAGGTACGTATAGGCCAGCAGGCTACCGTTCGGGGAGGGCTTTATACCAGAGGACAAACGGAGCTACTGGGTACGGTGTATGGCAGCGTCTTTACAGATCAGTTCTACTTTTATGAATCCCCAACCAGTTACATCAACTGGTTGAAAGATGTAACCATAGATGTTACCGAACGGCCGGATGATTTTGTGCTTCCGATTGGATTTTCAGATACAACCCGATATTCAATACTGGATTGGAATGTGGTGGAATAAATTGTCACATAACGAAGAGGGCTACACCCTGGTAGAATCGCTTATCGCGATGGCTATTTTATTGGCTGTATTTGTTCCATCCGCGATGTTTTTAACTATGATAGGGAATAACACTTTGAGTAAGGATAAGATTGTAGCCCATAACCTGGCCAGGAATACTATGGAAAGCATCCTTGCTGTCGAAAATGATTCAACAAAAGTGATGGTTACGGAAAACAACTGGTGGGTTAAGCAGGAAGTAACAAAAAGGGATCATCTATATGAAATTAAGGTGGAGGTTTTCAAAAGAGATACCCTCGGCATTCCAAAGGTAACGCTACAAACAGCTCGACTATGGTATTAAAGCATCTGAAAAAAGAAGATGGGTTTACCATTGTGGAAATCCTGGTGTCTATCACCATAGTATCCATTGTTCTTGGAATAGCCGGATCCGTATTCTTTTTCATTAATAAGCAGATGATTGGCTGGAGAGCGAATACAGAGTTTTATTCCAGTTATTCAGCTATTGAGAACAGGGTATTTGAAGATGTCTTATCCGCAACCAATGTAGAGGTACAGGATACCTTGATTGTATTAAATACAGGACTTGAGACGCAGAGAACGTACCATAATCGGAGAAGCCCATTATTAATGAATGGGGCTAATGTGGAGATTTATCCAATGGATACTCTCTTTGTGAACTTTCAACCATCGGTGATACTTTCTGAACAACTTATAAGCTGGCAACTGGTTCAAAGTAAAGACCGGCGAAGTCTTACCCAGGACTATATGCTCTCGTCCAGAAAACCTGTATTATGGAAACCCCTTAAGTAATCATTAATGGCAGGACTTCCTAAAACCATAGCAAAACAACAAAAAGGAGCTACTTCAAAAGGGCTTATGTCCCGGGAGATAAAGCTGCCTTTTATAAAGGAAGTCCCCGAAAAGCTGGTTATTGAGTTTACCCGGAACCTGGCCGTAATGCTTAAAGCAAAGCTCCCGCTGCTCAAAGCGCTGGATACCAGTATTGAGCAGATCAGTCATAAGCGGTTTAAAGAAATTATTGGCCATGTCAGGAAGGAAGTGAAACGCGGAAGAAGCTTATCTCAGGGGATGAAGAACTATAGTTCGGTGTTTGATTCTATTTATATCCAGTTAACTGAAGTTGGCGAAGTTTCCGGGGTTTTGGATGATGTATTATTGCGCCTTTCTAGTTATCAGGAGAAAGCCTATAAGTTAAAGCAGAAGATCAGGATGGCCCTTGTTTATCCTTCTATCATTATCACAGTAGCTATTGCAGCGGTTAGCTTTTTGCTGGTCTTTGTAGTGCCAACTTTTGTAGATATGTACCGGGATTTTGATGCTCAACTTCCCGGGCCTACTCAAATCATCCTCACTGTAAGTGAATTTCTGACCCAAAACCTGATCATCATCCTGTTCATCCTGTTTGCACTGTTCATGCTGTTGCGGTTCCTGGTAAAAACAGAGAAAGGCAATCGTTTTGTAAACATTTTGAGGTTGAGAATTCCTTATTTCGGGACCATGTACTCCAAAGGTTTGGTAAGTCAATTTACCAGTACCCTGTCTACCTTACTTCATAGCGGGGTTACGTTATCAGAATCATTAGAGGTACTAAAGAAGTCCACGTCTAATAGCATTTTGAATCAGGAGATTGCGGAAATGGGTACATCAATCCGCAAAGGGAAGAGTCTTAACAAGTCACTTCATAAGAGTCTCATTTTTCCCATCATGGTAACCCAAATGATTAGTGTTGGAGAAGAAACAGCCAGTCTGGACGAAATGCTCCATCAAGTAGGTACCCTTTATGAAGAAGAAGTAGATATCATGGTTGAAGGCTTAACTTCGGTCATCGAACCCGTACTTATCGTTTTCATCGGGCTTATCCTGGGTGCCATTATAGTAGCGCTATACCTGCCTATTTTTGAGATGGTTAATGTAGTGGGGTAGTCAATGATTCAATGTTCAATTAAGAATGATCAATTAGGAATAGTTTTTCTGTCTTGTCATTTCGAACGAAATGACAAGTTTTTTTTATTCCTAATTGATCATTGAATAATTCTTAATTGAAAAATTGTCCAGCTCCGAACGCTTTTCTCTTTTTTGGTTTCTAAGTAAGTGAGGCGGCCTCAAATAAACTCAATCAAAAAAGAAAAAAAGAATAGGAACACGCTATGAAAAGAGTAGCCCAATTATTCATCATTGCAGTATTTGCGATTACAAGTACCCAGGCATTCGCCCAACAAAGGGGAGAACAACGACGAGCACTGGCACAACGTGCTATGCAGGCTCAGCAACAAAATGATCGTTTGGGTCTGGATTTGACCGACGAGCAAAAAGAACAGATGAAAGCTATCAAGATGGAAACTCAAAAATCCATCCTGCCCATCCAAAATGAACTCCGCGAAAAACAAGCGCAGCTAAGATCTCTTACTACTAGTGAGAATGCTAATTTTGGGAAAGCAGAAGATGTTGTACGTCAAATCGGTGATTTAAGAACCGAACTACAACTCATTCAGCTAAGCAGCCGGGAAGAAATAAGAAACCTCTTGACAGAAGAGCAGCAGCTTAAGTTTGATACTATGCAGGGACGTAAGAACAAAATGAAAAGAACCCAACAAGGACAACAGCTCCGAAAGGGGAACAGGTAAGGTAATTGGGATTATGCTTTTCCAGTCAAAAGCATACTTTCCAACCATGCAAATTAGTAATGCATTGGTAAACGATCAGGTATTAATCACCCGGTTAAAAAAAGGAGAACGGACGGCTTTTAAAGAGTTGGTGGAATCTCTGCAAGACCAGGTGTTTAATACCGCGATTGGCTTTGTACATAATGAAAAAGACGCTGAAGATGTAGCACAAGAAGTATTTATCGAGGTGTATAATTCGATAAACGATTTTCAGGAAGATTCAGCATTAACTACCTGGGTGTATCGGATTGCGATAAATAAATCATTGAATCTGCTCAGGTATAAAAAGCGCAAGAAACGAAGTTGGTTTTTTCAGGCTCTTTTTAATTCAGATGACGATGTAGATCAGCTCCAACAAGATCGTCCATTTTATCATCCGGGAGTAGATTTGGAGAACAAAGAACGATCAGCGATGTTGTTTGATGCAATAGGAAACTTGTCAGAAGCTCAAAGAGTTGCTTTTACATTGAACAAAGTGGAAGGTCTTAAATACGATGAAATTGCCGCTATTATGGAAAGGAGCGCTTCATCGGTTCAAGGCCTCATTCATCGAGCAAAAGAACAACTGAAAAAGGAATTGTACGAGGCATATACATCAGGAAGTATTTAATAGCGAAGTTAAACTTCAAATATAAAAGCTATGGAAAAGAAACATTCAGATATCGAAAAAGAAGTTCAGAAGACCTTAGAGTCACTTGATTCCGTGTCAAGAGCTACTCCTAAGCCATTCTTCTATACTCGTCTTGAAGCTCAACTTGATAAAGGACACCTTGGTGTAGGCAGGTTTTTTGATATGCTTACACAACCTAAATATGCATTAAGTACAGCAGCGTTATTAGTTCTGGCTGTACTCAATGTGACATTCATCATTCAACAAGTTAATCCACAGGACATAGCTGATACCAGTGATGACCTGGAGTCGGTAACAGTAAGTGAATATGAAGCATTGGCTTCACTCACTGTCTTTTATCCGGATGAAGGAGAAGATTATGAAGAATAGAAATAAACTGTTAATCATCGGACTGATTCTAATGATCTTGCTTAACCTGGCGCTTTTGGCCTCTATTAGGATGGGTGATTCGAAAGACGGCAGATCAAAACAGAGAGGGCATAATCGTACTACTCAACCATTCGAAAAAGAGCTAGGCCTTACAGCAGAACAAATTGAGCAGTTTAAAACCTCCAGAGTAGAATATAGAAAACAGGTAGCTGAAGTAAGTAAAACTATTTACAGAACTCGTGGTGAACTGTACAAAAACCTAAAAGCTGGTAATACTGAAAATGTAGATTCATTGGTATCGGTAATTGGTGACGGACATGAGCAGCTGGAAGTATTAAACTACCAGCATTTTACAGAATTAGGTTCGATCCTTACGGAAGAACAGAAACCCGAATTCGCCCAGATTATCAGAAAAATGATGATGTCTGGCCCTGGCAGAAACATGGAAGGTGGACCTCAGCTACAACGAAGACGCGGGAATTGATTTTTTTTGTCATCCTGAGCATACCTGCGAAGGATCTATTGGGGGTTATTACTCAACAAGATTCTTCGGCGGTAGCCTCAGAATGACTTTTTAGTTTTTACTCAGGGAAAGAATTCTAGTATGTTTGGCCAAGTTTTAAAGTAGTAACTCACGTTGATCGATCGTTCACTTCTTACCAGGCAATTATATTCAACGGATGCCTCCATGTACGAGGAGCTACCCGAAGGGGTGGCATTCCCATCAACAATCGAAGACATTCAAAACCTGGTACGTTTAGCAAATGAAAAAGACCTCTCCATAACCGCAAGAAGTGCCGGAACCAGTTTGGCAGGTCAGGCTACCGGAGGTGGGATCATTATGGATGTATCAAGGCATATGACTCACATTCAGTCGATTGATCCCATAGAAAGGACAGCAAAAGTACAACCTGGGGTTATCAGAGACAGTTTAAACCGGAAAACACTTCAGCATAAGCTATTTTTTGGCCCGGATACTTCTACTACCAGTCGATGTATGCTAGGCGGGATGCTTGGGAATAATTCTGCAGGTTCATTTTCCATTAAGTACAAGACGACCAGAGATCATGTAATAGAAATGAATGTAGTATTAAGTGATGGAAGGACTGCTCATTTCTGTCCGCTATCTAACGAGGAGCTTGAAGCGAAATGCAACCTCGATTCTTTGGAAGGGCACATTTATCGCTCGATGGTTGAGCTTTTGAATACACACAAAGAGGACATCAAAAAGTCCTATCCTCACCCCGAAATAATCCGAAGAAATACAGGATATGCCTTAGATAAATTGCTGGAGATGGAGCCTTTTACAGAAGGAGGGCGGCCATTTAATTTAAGTGAGTTATTATGTGGGAGTGAAGGAACCCTTGCTTTAACTACTTCTGCCACACTTAATTTGGTAGAGAAGCCAACCTATCAATTACTCATTATTCCTCAATTTGAGCATCTAAATGATGCCATGGAAGCCACCAAGATTGCGGTGGGATTCAATCCTTCCGCAGTTGAATTGGTTGATCATATTATTCTAGACGCTACTAAGGAAAACTTGGAACAGCAGAAGAATCGATTCTTTCTGGAAGGTTCACCTAAGTATATACTCATCATCCAATTTGATGGGGAGACAAAGAAAGAATTGATCGAGAAGGCTGCTAAGTTTCGGACCTCATTAAAAGCTGAGAATTTGGGGCAGGCATATCCGGTTATTTCGGAACCAGAAATGATGAATAGGGTTTGGGAGCTAAGAAAGGCAGGGCTAGGCCTGCTAATGGGATTAGGAACAGAGTCTCGAACCCCTGCATTTTGCGAGGATACTTCGGTTAGAGTAGAAGATTTGCCAGCTTATGTGAGCGATTTCAAATCATTGCTTGAAAAATATGATACCGATTGTGTGTTTTACGCACACGCTTCTGTAGGTGAGCTTCACTTTAGGCCAATGATTGATACCACTACCAAAGAAGGTATCCAAATGATGAAAGAAATGGCTCTGGAAGTAGCCGATTTGGTCAAAAAATATAGAGGGTCGCTTTCAGGGGAACATGGTGATGGAAGGGCACGATCTCCTTATATAGAAAAGGTACTTGGGAAAGATATGATGCTGGTACTTCAACAGGTGAAAGAAATTTGGGATCCTGATTATATATTCAATCCTGGCAAAATCGTAGATCCGGCGCCCATAGAAAAAGGATTGAGATATTCACCAAAGTATAAGCGGGCAGAAGTTGAAACTTCATTTAGATATAGAAAAGAGGGTAGTTTTGGAAATGCAATCGAGCTATGTAATGGAGCAGGCGTATGCCGAAAACTAGCTGAAAGCGAGGGCACTATGTGTCCATCTTACCAGGTTACAAAAGAAGAAAGAGATTCAACTCGTGGAAGGGCTAATGTGTTTAGACAGGTTTTTTCCGGGGAAGATCCGAATACATTTGCATCCGAAGAGTTAAAAGAGGCTTTGGATTTGTGCCTTAGTTGCAAAGCCTGCAAAAGTGAATGTCCAGCCAATGTAGACATGGCTAAAATGAAAGCAGAATTCATGAATGGCTGGCATAAGACAAACGGAAGTGATAGAAGCGAACGATTCTTTGCGTCAGCGTCATCTCTGTATGCTATTGGATCTGCTTTCCCGGCGATAACAAACTTCTTATTAGGCACTTCTTTATCAAAATTAATGCTAAGTAGTTTTTTTGGAGTAGATAAAAGGAGGGATTTACCCAAATTGGCTAAACAGCCGCTTCATAGCTGGTATAAAAAGCATCAATCTAAGAAAGGTGGAAGCCCGGTAGCATTATTTGTAGATGTGTTCACTAATTATCATGAGCCTGAGATCGCTAAATCGGCCGTTAGTGTTCTTGAGAGCATGGGCTTTCAGGTAGAGTTATGCCCGGTTATGGAATCTGGACGTCCCCAGTTTTCAAAAGGCTTTCTGGATGAAGCTAAAGAAATTGCACATCGCTGTATCTCAGAGTTGGAAGTTTTTTACTCAAATGAGATCCCAATTATTGGACTAGAACCTTCCGAGATTTTAACCTTTAGAGATGAGTTTCCGGATATTTGTGACGATATATATCATGAAAATGCAAAGCGCCTAGCCAACAGCTCATTTACTTTTGAAGAGTTTATTGTAAGCAATTCTGGTTTGGTGCCAACTAAGAATCAGGATAGGAAAATTATTCTTCATGGTCATTGCTATACAAAAGCACTTACTGGAAATACCTCTACCATAGAAGCGCTACAATTGGTAGGCTACGAAGTAGAGGACTTGAAAACGGGTTGTTGCGGGATGGCCGGAAGCTTCGGGTATGAGAAAAACCATTACGATGTTTCTATGGAAATTGGGGAATTGACGGTATTTCCATCTATTCGGGATAAAGAAGAAAGTTCAGTTGTTTGTGCTCCAGGTTTTTCATGCAGGCACCAAATCAAAGATGGTATAGAAGAAGAGGCTTTACATCCGGCCATTCTAATTGCAAGGGCGCTATCACTTTCGTAGTTACTATTTTATGTCTCACCTATGATTTCACATACCCTTGTCATTTCTGTAGATGTTAGGCT
Proteins encoded in this region:
- a CDS encoding type II secretion system protein, which encodes MLPNGRMILCFRLDFQIQPDIQYWIGMWWNKLSHNEEGYTLVESLIAMAILLAVFVPSAMFLTMIGNNTLSKDKIVAHNLARNTMESILAVENDSTKVMVTENNWWVKQEVTKRDHLYEIKVEVFKRDTLGIPKVTLQTARLWY
- a CDS encoding type II secretion system protein produces the protein MVLKHLKKEDGFTIVEILVSITIVSIVLGIAGSVFFFINKQMIGWRANTEFYSSYSAIENRVFEDVLSATNVEVQDTLIVLNTGLETQRTYHNRRSPLLMNGANVEIYPMDTLFVNFQPSVILSEQLISWQLVQSKDRRSLTQDYMLSSRKPVLWKPLK
- a CDS encoding type II secretion system F family protein — translated: MAGLPKTIAKQQKGATSKGLMSREIKLPFIKEVPEKLVIEFTRNLAVMLKAKLPLLKALDTSIEQISHKRFKEIIGHVRKEVKRGRSLSQGMKNYSSVFDSIYIQLTEVGEVSGVLDDVLLRLSSYQEKAYKLKQKIRMALVYPSIIITVAIAAVSFLLVFVVPTFVDMYRDFDAQLPGPTQIILTVSEFLTQNLIIILFILFALFMLLRFLVKTEKGNRFVNILRLRIPYFGTMYSKGLVSQFTSTLSTLLHSGVTLSESLEVLKKSTSNSILNQEIAEMGTSIRKGKSLNKSLHKSLIFPIMVTQMISVGEETASLDEMLHQVGTLYEEEVDIMVEGLTSVIEPVLIVFIGLILGAIIVALYLPIFEMVNVVG
- a CDS encoding periplasmic heavy metal sensor translates to MKRVAQLFIIAVFAITSTQAFAQQRGEQRRALAQRAMQAQQQNDRLGLDLTDEQKEQMKAIKMETQKSILPIQNELREKQAQLRSLTTSENANFGKAEDVVRQIGDLRTELQLIQLSSREEIRNLLTEEQQLKFDTMQGRKNKMKRTQQGQQLRKGNR
- a CDS encoding RNA polymerase sigma factor, whose translation is MQISNALVNDQVLITRLKKGERTAFKELVESLQDQVFNTAIGFVHNEKDAEDVAQEVFIEVYNSINDFQEDSALTTWVYRIAINKSLNLLRYKKRKKRSWFFQALFNSDDDVDQLQQDRPFYHPGVDLENKERSAMLFDAIGNLSEAQRVAFTLNKVEGLKYDEIAAIMERSASSVQGLIHRAKEQLKKELYEAYTSGSI
- a CDS encoding FAD-binding oxidoreductase, with protein sequence MYEELPEGVAFPSTIEDIQNLVRLANEKDLSITARSAGTSLAGQATGGGIIMDVSRHMTHIQSIDPIERTAKVQPGVIRDSLNRKTLQHKLFFGPDTSTTSRCMLGGMLGNNSAGSFSIKYKTTRDHVIEMNVVLSDGRTAHFCPLSNEELEAKCNLDSLEGHIYRSMVELLNTHKEDIKKSYPHPEIIRRNTGYALDKLLEMEPFTEGGRPFNLSELLCGSEGTLALTTSATLNLVEKPTYQLLIIPQFEHLNDAMEATKIAVGFNPSAVELVDHIILDATKENLEQQKNRFFLEGSPKYILIIQFDGETKKELIEKAAKFRTSLKAENLGQAYPVISEPEMMNRVWELRKAGLGLLMGLGTESRTPAFCEDTSVRVEDLPAYVSDFKSLLEKYDTDCVFYAHASVGELHFRPMIDTTTKEGIQMMKEMALEVADLVKKYRGSLSGEHGDGRARSPYIEKVLGKDMMLVLQQVKEIWDPDYIFNPGKIVDPAPIEKGLRYSPKYKRAEVETSFRYRKEGSFGNAIELCNGAGVCRKLAESEGTMCPSYQVTKEERDSTRGRANVFRQVFSGEDPNTFASEELKEALDLCLSCKACKSECPANVDMAKMKAEFMNGWHKTNGSDRSERFFASASSLYAIGSAFPAITNFLLGTSLSKLMLSSFFGVDKRRDLPKLAKQPLHSWYKKHQSKKGGSPVALFVDVFTNYHEPEIAKSAVSVLESMGFQVELCPVMESGRPQFSKGFLDEAKEIAHRCISELEVFYSNEIPIIGLEPSEILTFRDEFPDICDDIYHENAKRLANSSFTFEEFIVSNSGLVPTKNQDRKIILHGHCYTKALTGNTSTIEALQLVGYEVEDLKTGCCGMAGSFGYEKNHYDVSMEIGELTVFPSIRDKEESSVVCAPGFSCRHQIKDGIEEEALHPAILIARALSLS